The Thunnus albacares chromosome 21, fThuAlb1.1, whole genome shotgun sequence genome window below encodes:
- the LOC122972961 gene encoding C-C chemokine receptor type 1-like, whose protein sequence is MESTTPNYIHDNYDTNDSTTYVYDDPDDELPGGLCSSDGENLLGAQLSTIYYFMFLFSLFGNGLVLVIIHRFEKLTTVTNILLLNLVVSSLMFMSSLPFVGVYKQLSYWIFGEVMCKIVGSVYYLGLYSSVLFLTLLTFDRHLAVVYSLRASQVRNQRYALLSCAVVWLISGLACIPKMILHTTFIHHMADKTLCQEYPLNTTSIDDKLRASGFYLQLFLFLLFPLIVIVYCYVRIAITVISSKIVTRFKTVRLIFVIVLLFFICWTPFNIVELIHDDDDDDNPSCDEKKKRGYAREVTHDIAYIYFCISPIFYTFVGKKFQSYFRQLLVKRFPGLKKHISVSQVSRTNMSTKSTQKSIELS, encoded by the exons ATGGAATCAACAACTCCTAATTATATACACGATAATTACGATACCAATGACTCAACAACATATGTGTATGATGATCCTGATGATGAGCTACCTGGTGGACTATGTAGTAGCGATGGTGAAAACTTACTGGGAGCTCAATTGTCCACCATTTACTACTTCATGTTTCTCTTCAGTCTCTTTGGCAACGGGCTGGTCCTGGTCATCATCCATCG GTTTGAGAAGCTGACCACTGTGACCAACATCTTGCTGCTCAACCTAGTGGTGTCCTCCCTGATGTTCATGAGCAGTCTTCCCTTCGTGGGAGTCTACAAGCAGCTCTCCTACTGGATCTTTGGCGAAGTAATGTGCAAGATTGTAGGCAGTGTCTACTACCTGGGCCTCTAcagttctgttctgtttctaaCTCTCCTGACCTTCGACCGACACCTTGCTGTCGTTTACTCCTTGCGTGCGTCGCAAGTGAGGAATCAACGCTATGCGCTGCTCTCCTGTGCTGTGGTGTGGCTGATCAGTGGTCTGGCGTGCATCCCAAAGATGATTCTCCACACAACTTTTATTCATCATATGGCCGACAAAACACTCTGTCAGGAATATCCTCTTAACACAACGTCTATTGATGACAAGCTAAGAGCATCTGGATTTTACCTtcaacttttccttttcttgctctttcCTCTGATTGTTATTGTGTACTGCTATGTTAGGATTGCTATCACTGTCATATCATCCAAGATAGTTACCAGGTTCAAGACAGTCAGGCTGATATTTGTCATtgtcctgttgttttttatatgctGGACCCCATTTAACATTGTAGAACTgattcatgatgatgatgatgatgataacccGTCCTGtgatgaaaagaagaagaggggtTATGCACGTGAAGTCACTCATGACATTGCTTACATTTACTTCTGCATCAGTCCCATCTTCTATACATTTGTTGGTAAAAAGTTCCAGAGCTACTTCAGACAGCTGCTGGTGAAACGCTTCCCAGGGTTAAAGAAGCATATTTCTGTCAGTCAGGTCAGCAGAACCAATATGTCCACAAAAAGTACACAGAAAAGTAtagagttgagttga